A single window of Kitasatospora sp. HUAS MG31 DNA harbors:
- a CDS encoding glycoside hydrolase family 65 protein — translation MDAEDPGAPRPDAGARDARAPDRSTPDGGAPRVVDPWTLRHEGCDPTGEGLREALFAVGNGYLVTRGAHPESHADGVHYPGTYLAGCYDRAASTVAGRVVEHEDLVNCPDWLPLTFRPPGGDWFAGPPSDQRVDLDLRRGVLTRTALVVDPDGRRTHLVQRRIASQAQPHLVALETVLTAENWSGRLEVRSALDGTVTNGGVPRYRGLTGRHLVPAGQGADPGGPVWLEVETASSRQRIALAARTRAHAAGVPLRCARAAETRDGWAAEVLALDVERGEPVTVEKTVAVHTSRDPAIGAPLRAARRLVTEAGPFEELLADHALRWEELWRRCRIDADLPGAGALHLDLFHLLQTYSEHSTDLDVGIPARGLHGEAYRGHVFWDDLFVLQVLNPRFPELTRAVLRYRHRRLDTARQAARAAGLAGAMYPWQSASDGREEAPRLHLNPLSGRWLPDHSRLQHHVGSAVAYNVWQYYQATGDLDFLATAGAEMLLEIARFWSTSAVYDPARERYSIRGVVGPDEYHEAYPWAAAPGLDDNTYTNVTAAWVLDRALETVDLLPGYRRDELMERLALDRAELDRWHEVGRRLHVPFHDGVPSQFDGYERLAELDWEDYRRRYPNLQRLDRILEAEGDTVNRYKASKQADVLMLWYLFSAREVRDLLRRLGYPAGHELMRRTTGYYLRRTIHGSTLSSVVHAWVLTRTDRRASWRHFRDSLVADLSDSQRGTTAEGVHLGAMAGAVDLLQRCYTGLEIREDALWLDPHLPSALGRLEMEIRYRGHWGLVVAIDRRTATVTLRESRQAPVSLRFRGALTTIRPGESHRFTL, via the coding sequence GTGGACGCGGAGGACCCCGGCGCGCCGCGCCCGGACGCGGGAGCCCGGGACGCAAGGGCCCCGGACAGGAGCACCCCGGACGGCGGGGCGCCCAGGGTGGTCGACCCCTGGACGCTGCGCCACGAGGGCTGCGATCCGACCGGGGAGGGCCTGCGCGAGGCGCTGTTCGCCGTCGGCAACGGCTATCTGGTCACCCGCGGCGCCCATCCGGAGAGCCACGCGGACGGCGTCCACTACCCCGGCACCTACCTGGCCGGCTGCTACGACCGCGCCGCCTCCACGGTCGCGGGCCGGGTGGTCGAGCACGAGGACCTGGTCAACTGCCCCGACTGGCTGCCGCTGACCTTCCGCCCGCCCGGCGGGGACTGGTTCGCGGGCCCGCCGTCCGACCAGCGGGTCGACCTGGACCTGCGGCGGGGCGTGCTCACCCGCACCGCCCTGGTCGTCGACCCGGACGGCCGCCGGACCCACCTGGTGCAGCGCCGCATCGCCAGCCAGGCCCAGCCCCACCTGGTCGCCCTGGAGACCGTGCTCACCGCCGAGAACTGGTCCGGCCGGCTGGAGGTCCGCTCCGCCCTCGACGGCACCGTCACCAACGGCGGCGTGCCCCGCTACCGGGGACTGACCGGCCGCCACCTGGTCCCCGCCGGGCAGGGCGCGGACCCGGGCGGCCCGGTCTGGCTGGAGGTGGAGACCGCCTCCTCCCGGCAGCGCATCGCCCTCGCCGCCCGGACCCGGGCGCACGCCGCCGGCGTCCCGCTGCGGTGCGCCAGGGCCGCGGAGACCCGCGACGGGTGGGCGGCCGAGGTCCTCGCGCTCGACGTGGAGCGCGGCGAGCCGGTCACGGTGGAGAAGACCGTCGCCGTCCACACCTCCCGCGACCCGGCGATCGGCGCACCGCTGCGCGCCGCCCGCCGGCTCGTGACGGAGGCCGGCCCCTTCGAGGAACTGCTGGCCGACCACGCGCTGCGCTGGGAGGAGCTGTGGCGCCGGTGCCGGATCGACGCCGACCTCCCCGGCGCCGGCGCGCTCCACCTCGACCTGTTCCACCTCCTCCAGACGTACTCGGAGCACTCGACCGACCTGGACGTCGGCATCCCCGCCCGCGGGCTGCACGGGGAGGCGTACCGGGGCCACGTCTTCTGGGACGATCTGTTCGTCCTCCAGGTGCTGAACCCGCGCTTCCCGGAACTCACCCGGGCCGTCCTGCGGTACCGCCACCGCCGCCTCGACACCGCCCGGCAGGCCGCCCGCGCGGCCGGGCTGGCGGGCGCGATGTACCCGTGGCAGAGCGCGAGCGACGGCCGCGAGGAGGCCCCGCGCCTCCACCTCAACCCGCTGTCCGGGCGCTGGCTGCCCGACCACAGCCGCCTGCAGCACCACGTCGGGTCCGCCGTCGCCTACAACGTCTGGCAGTACTACCAGGCCACCGGCGACCTGGACTTCCTCGCCACGGCCGGCGCCGAGATGCTGCTGGAGATCGCCCGGTTCTGGTCGACCTCGGCGGTGTACGACCCGGCGCGGGAGCGCTACTCGATCCGCGGCGTCGTGGGCCCCGACGAGTACCACGAGGCCTACCCCTGGGCTGCGGCCCCCGGTCTGGACGACAACACGTACACCAACGTGACCGCCGCCTGGGTGCTCGACCGAGCACTGGAGACCGTGGACCTCCTGCCCGGCTACCGCCGCGACGAACTGATGGAACGCCTGGCCCTGGACCGCGCCGAGCTGGACCGCTGGCACGAGGTCGGCCGCCGCCTCCACGTCCCCTTCCACGACGGCGTGCCCAGCCAGTTCGACGGGTACGAGCGCCTGGCCGAGCTCGACTGGGAGGACTACCGGCGCCGCTACCCGAACCTCCAGCGGCTCGACCGGATCCTGGAGGCCGAGGGCGACACCGTCAACCGGTACAAGGCGTCCAAGCAGGCGGACGTCCTCATGCTCTGGTACCTCTTCTCCGCCCGCGAGGTGCGCGACCTGCTGCGCCGGCTCGGCTATCCGGCCGGGCACGAGCTGATGCGTCGGACGACCGGCTACTACCTGCGACGCACGATCCACGGCTCGACCCTCAGCTCCGTGGTGCACGCCTGGGTGCTGACCCGCACCGACCGGCGAGCCTCCTGGCGGCACTTCCGCGACTCCCTGGTGGCGGACCTCAGCGACAGCCAGAGGGGCACGACCGCCGAGGGCGTGCACCTCGGCGCCATGGCCGGCGCCGTCGACCTGCTGCAGCGCTGCTACACCGGCCTTGAGATCCGCGAGGACGCCCTGTGGCTGGACCCGCACCTGCCCTCGGCACTGGGCCGGCTGGAGATGGAGATCCGCTACCGGGGCCACTGGGGCCTGGTCGTCGCGATCGACCGCCGGACCGCCACGGTGACCCTCCGCGAGAGCCGGCAGGCGCCGGTGTCACTCCGCTTCCGGGGCGCCCTGACCACGATCCGGCCCGGGGAGAGCCACCGGTTCACCCTCTGA
- a CDS encoding CBS domain-containing protein, which yields MNHSILDGRTADTFADPVPAGTRARPTVAACMTRPAVAVTPDTDFATVVAALTASRRGVLPVVAADGTVAGVVAASDLLAAYAHPETGGSRVLARHLMTSPPITVTEDQDLAQALAVLDRHALHHLPVVDGKGRLTGLLSPHDLLDALRREDEAIRDEALALALTPGTGVVPGSLHVRCERGHVTLAGRTRTHSDAAALCLQTARIDGLVRLTERLTWAVEDTADTAETADTADTGSDTDSEGEPVALPGPDRGQGAPEAE from the coding sequence GTGAACCACAGCATCCTCGACGGCCGCACCGCCGACACCTTCGCCGACCCGGTCCCCGCCGGCACCCGGGCCCGCCCCACGGTCGCCGCCTGCATGACCCGCCCGGCCGTCGCCGTCACCCCGGACACCGACTTCGCCACCGTGGTCGCGGCCCTCACCGCCTCCCGGCGCGGCGTCCTGCCCGTGGTGGCGGCCGACGGCACGGTGGCCGGAGTGGTCGCCGCCTCCGACCTACTCGCCGCCTACGCCCATCCGGAGACCGGAGGATCGCGGGTCCTCGCCCGGCACCTGATGACCTCGCCGCCGATCACCGTGACGGAGGACCAGGACCTCGCGCAGGCACTGGCCGTCCTCGACCGGCACGCCCTCCACCACCTGCCCGTGGTCGACGGGAAGGGCCGCCTGACCGGCCTGCTCTCCCCGCACGACCTGCTGGACGCGCTGCGCCGCGAGGACGAGGCGATCCGCGACGAGGCGCTGGCCCTGGCCCTCACCCCGGGCACCGGGGTGGTGCCCGGCTCCCTGCACGTCCGGTGCGAACGCGGCCACGTCACCCTGGCCGGCCGCACCCGCACCCACAGCGACGCCGCCGCCCTGTGCCTGCAGACCGCCCGCATCGACGGGCTGGTACGCCTGACCGAACGGCTCACCTGGGCCGTCGAGGACACCGCCGACACGGCCGAAACGGCCGACACCGCCGACACCGGGTCCGACACCGACTCAGAGGGTGAACCGGTGGCTCTCCCCGGGCCGGATCGTGGTCAGGGCGCCCCGGAAGCGGAGTGA
- a CDS encoding GNAT family N-acetyltransferase, translating into MSAIHHPPAEAEALLADGTTAVIRALVPADRDAVRDLLAARMSEAGRRLRFLGATRRDPLPAADRLCGGTRPDLLALGAWVGEELVGEADCELTAADGRTAELSLAVAEAWHHRGVATPLVERLVQAARERGVTAFEADTLTGNRTVHKPFSDLGLPVHRRLARGGIRVRVSLDESDEHSLQAVDRRGGTADLAGLAALLRPRSVAVVGASRRPGSVGHTVLRKIREGGFTGALWAVNPYAGRIGGEIAYPGLAELPGTPELAVLAVPPAVVPGVARACGAAGVRALVVLASRLDADQARELMYACRRHGMRLVGPNSFGIAQTAPGVRLDAEFGGVVPLPGTAGVAVQSGGVGIALLERLAWLGIGVSSFVSLGDKYDVSGNDLLQWWESDGCTDLALLHVESFGSPRAFSSTARRVSRTLPVLTVDAGRSAAGRRGAASHTAAAATPTVTREALFRQTGITATRSVAELVDTAALLYAQPLPAERGAVAVLSNAGGIGILAADACAEAGLTLPTLPADLAAALAEVLPAGASAVNPVDTTAEVGPAELRAAIDLLARSDAVDALLLCLVPTALTSCRAEEPVRALLDGPARRTIPLAAVLVSQEAPICYLTCADGGLLPSYTDPDAAAHALAHARERARWLAEPPSPLAEPDTVDTAAARRLVDTFLADHPRGGRLDPSTTADLLDCYNLPMSASIMAVDEYETVLAAQSLSRLGHDGAIVLKAYRPESARSPAQDAVRTGLRGDAQVRAAYRELADRPGARMAGAVVQPMAAPGLELLAGVVQDPVFGPLVVLGLGGTAADHPDARSARLVPLTERDLAGMLTDLPGTPLPPGRSGSPPPGLPGLRQVLAGLSRMAADLPQLAEADLNPLIARPDGLLCVDARIRLEPRPSFDPYLRRPHAPATTPEARQP; encoded by the coding sequence ATGTCCGCGATCCACCACCCGCCGGCCGAGGCCGAGGCGCTTCTCGCCGACGGGACCACCGCCGTGATCCGCGCCCTCGTCCCGGCCGACCGCGACGCGGTGCGCGATCTCCTGGCCGCCCGGATGTCCGAGGCCGGCCGGCGCCTGCGGTTCCTGGGCGCCACCCGGCGGGATCCGCTGCCCGCCGCCGACCGGCTCTGCGGCGGCACGCGGCCGGACCTGCTGGCGCTGGGCGCCTGGGTGGGGGAGGAACTGGTCGGCGAGGCGGACTGCGAGCTGACCGCCGCGGACGGACGGACCGCCGAGCTGTCCCTCGCCGTCGCGGAGGCCTGGCACCACCGCGGGGTCGCCACCCCGCTGGTCGAGCGCCTGGTGCAGGCCGCCCGCGAGCGGGGCGTCACGGCCTTCGAGGCGGACACCCTGACCGGCAACCGCACCGTCCACAAGCCGTTCTCCGACCTGGGCCTGCCGGTCCACCGCCGCCTGGCGCGGGGTGGGATCCGGGTCCGCGTCTCGCTGGACGAGAGCGACGAGCACTCCCTTCAGGCCGTGGACCGGCGCGGCGGCACCGCCGACCTCGCCGGCCTGGCCGCCCTGCTGCGGCCGCGGTCGGTGGCCGTGGTGGGTGCCTCCCGGCGGCCCGGCTCGGTGGGGCACACCGTCCTGCGGAAGATCCGCGAGGGCGGGTTCACCGGCGCGCTGTGGGCGGTCAACCCGTATGCCGGGCGGATCGGCGGCGAGATCGCCTACCCGGGGCTCGCCGAGCTGCCGGGGACACCCGAACTCGCGGTGCTGGCCGTGCCGCCCGCCGTGGTGCCGGGCGTGGCCCGGGCCTGCGGCGCGGCGGGGGTCCGGGCGCTGGTGGTCCTCGCCTCCCGCCTGGACGCCGACCAGGCACGGGAGTTGATGTACGCCTGCCGGCGCCACGGCATGCGCCTGGTCGGCCCGAACTCCTTCGGCATCGCGCAGACCGCCCCGGGCGTGCGGCTGGACGCCGAGTTCGGCGGCGTGGTCCCGCTGCCCGGCACCGCGGGCGTGGCGGTGCAGTCCGGCGGGGTGGGGATCGCCCTGCTGGAGCGGCTCGCCTGGCTGGGCATCGGCGTCTCCAGCTTCGTCTCGCTCGGCGACAAGTACGACGTCAGCGGGAACGACCTGCTGCAGTGGTGGGAGAGCGACGGCTGTACCGACCTGGCGCTGCTGCACGTGGAGTCCTTCGGCAGCCCCCGGGCGTTCTCCAGCACCGCCCGCCGGGTCAGCCGGACGCTGCCGGTCCTCACCGTGGACGCCGGCCGCTCGGCGGCGGGCCGGCGGGGCGCCGCCTCGCACACCGCCGCGGCGGCCACCCCGACCGTCACCCGCGAGGCGCTGTTCCGGCAGACCGGTATCACCGCCACCCGCTCGGTCGCCGAACTCGTCGACACCGCCGCCCTGTTGTACGCACAGCCGCTCCCCGCCGAACGCGGGGCGGTGGCCGTGCTCTCCAACGCCGGCGGCATCGGCATCCTGGCCGCCGACGCCTGCGCCGAGGCCGGGCTGACCCTGCCGACCCTCCCGGCGGACCTGGCCGCCGCACTGGCGGAGGTCCTGCCCGCCGGCGCGAGCGCGGTCAACCCGGTGGACACCACCGCGGAGGTCGGCCCCGCGGAACTCCGCGCCGCCATCGACCTGCTCGCCCGCAGCGACGCGGTCGACGCCCTGCTGCTCTGCCTCGTCCCCACCGCGCTCACCAGCTGCCGGGCGGAGGAACCGGTCCGCGCGCTCCTCGACGGCCCCGCCCGCCGGACCATCCCGCTGGCCGCCGTCCTCGTCAGCCAGGAGGCCCCCATCTGCTACCTGACCTGCGCGGACGGCGGACTGCTGCCCAGCTACACCGACCCGGACGCCGCGGCCCACGCCCTCGCCCACGCCCGGGAGCGGGCCCGCTGGCTGGCCGAACCGCCCTCCCCCCTCGCCGAACCCGACACCGTGGACACCGCCGCCGCCCGCCGCCTGGTGGACACCTTCCTCGCCGACCACCCCCGGGGCGGCCGGCTCGACCCGTCGACCACCGCCGACCTGCTCGACTGCTACAACCTGCCGATGTCCGCCTCCATCATGGCCGTCGACGAGTACGAGACCGTCCTGGCCGCGCAGTCCCTGAGCCGGCTCGGCCACGACGGGGCCATCGTCCTCAAGGCGTACCGGCCGGAGTCGGCGCGCAGCCCGGCCCAGGACGCGGTCCGCACCGGGCTGCGCGGTGACGCCCAGGTCAGGGCGGCCTACCGGGAGCTCGCCGACCGGCCCGGCGCCCGGATGGCCGGTGCCGTGGTGCAGCCGATGGCCGCCCCCGGCCTGGAACTCCTCGCCGGGGTGGTCCAGGACCCGGTCTTCGGCCCGCTGGTCGTCCTCGGCCTCGGCGGAACCGCCGCCGACCACCCGGACGCCCGCTCCGCGCGCCTCGTCCCGCTGACCGAACGCGACCTCGCCGGCATGCTCACCGACCTGCCCGGAACCCCCCTGCCGCCCGGCCGCTCCGGCAGCCCCCCGCCCGGCCTGCCGGGCCTGCGCCAGGTCCTCGCCGGCCTCTCCCGGATGGCCGCCGACCTGCCGCAGCTCGCCGAGGCCGACCTCAACCCGCTGATCGCCCGGCCCGACGGGCTGCTGTGCGTGGACGCCCGCATCCGCCTGGAACCCCGGCCGTCCTTCGACCCCTACCTGCGGCGGCCGCACGCCCCCGCCACCACCCCGGAGGCCCGACAGCCGTGA
- a CDS encoding flavodoxin family protein encodes MQAVIVYESMYGNTREVAEAIAEGVHDAAPNAEVRCVPVADAGADVTRGADLLVVGGPTHMHGMSSGLSRTMARKSGETEEEATGPGLRSWFHGLPDTEPGTHAAAFDTRADFRMSGGAANGIAHRLAHHHYDVTVEPEGFIIEDAEGPLRAGELARARTWGAGLV; translated from the coding sequence ATGCAGGCAGTGATCGTGTACGAGAGCATGTACGGCAACACCCGGGAGGTCGCGGAGGCGATCGCCGAGGGTGTCCACGACGCCGCGCCGAACGCGGAGGTCCGGTGCGTCCCGGTCGCCGACGCGGGCGCGGACGTCACCCGCGGCGCCGACCTGCTGGTGGTCGGCGGACCGACCCACATGCACGGGATGTCCTCCGGACTGAGCCGCACCATGGCGCGGAAGTCCGGCGAGACCGAGGAGGAGGCCACCGGGCCGGGCCTGCGGTCCTGGTTCCACGGGCTCCCCGACACCGAACCCGGCACCCACGCCGCGGCCTTCGACACCCGGGCGGACTTCCGGATGAGCGGCGGCGCGGCCAACGGCATCGCCCACCGGCTGGCCCACCACCACTACGACGTGACGGTGGAACCCGAGGGCTTCATCATCGAGGACGCCGAGGGCCCCCTCCGCGCCGGCGAACTCGCCCGTGCCCGCACCTGGGGCGCGGGACTCGTCTGA
- a CDS encoding ABC transporter permease, which produces MYPGLLLPLLGLLAVALVALLAIAVRQPVVRRLAGRQLARRRTEAALVITGSVLGTAIIVGALVVGDTLGSSVRQEAYRTLGPVDERVVSTDPAAGRSVADRLAPLAADPDVDGLLTAQVTQAAAANTHTAQPVAEPRVLAWQTDLDAAARFGSGAGATGLDGPAPPPGRVVLNEPLARALRTGPGQPITLYLYGQPFAYTVERVVPQQGLAGSGLGGRVNRNAFLPPGALDAAGAATGGQARSITLVSNRGGVESGENLTDRVTERIRTALGPDAARAAVDTPKHTVLTQARQTGDALGALFLMIGSFSIIAGALLLVNIFVMLAEERKAQLGMLRAVGLKRSRLVGSFSLEGAAYALAGTLPGVAIGVAVGWGVAVVAAQIFRSWSVDGSGLDIAFAVTPTSLLNGAALGLVIALAAIAATSARISRFNVIAAIRDLPAEPGHRPRRRLLAVSTALSVLCALAAVPALARSQAEQTYLLPALAVALAVPAARRVMPRRAADSLAAGLVLLWTLTASVVRPNVFDTPSMAVYVILGSLAAFSAVVLVSENQHVLLRPLRRLIDRPTQQGLAARLATAYPLAKRFRTGSTMVMYTLIVLVLVLLTEISGIMNASIDRAAADATAGYTLRVDYNPAAGTSPLDDLRSGPLAGRAAAVAPLLNARGQATDPGHRTTQPLETAVVGVPDGAATGIAFRDRLPGLPDDPAVWNALATHPEYVVVDTFFGHTGGPAGKFYAPGDTLTLTDPVTGRAATKTIAGVLTSGLAFYPGNGSSTTVYPVVLGEQAVAAQFGPQAQTASALVRTAPGTSPEDLAAQLQGGHLSASLVATPIAADVHRLFAANTAFFRLMQGFLALGLLIGITGLGVVMVRAVRERRRTIGVLRALGCQARTVERSFLWESGFVALEGTLLGSVLGVLTTWLMYQKSSAFTGLNGGFPIEWGPIATLAAVTVAASLLAALGPARHAARIRPALAVRLPD; this is translated from the coding sequence GTGTACCCCGGCCTCCTCCTCCCGCTGCTCGGCCTCCTCGCCGTCGCCCTGGTGGCCCTGCTGGCGATCGCCGTCCGGCAGCCGGTGGTCCGCCGGCTCGCGGGCCGTCAGCTCGCCCGGCGACGGACCGAGGCCGCCCTGGTGATCACCGGCTCCGTCCTCGGCACCGCGATCATCGTCGGCGCCCTCGTGGTGGGGGACACCCTCGGCTCCTCGGTCCGCCAGGAGGCATACCGCACCCTCGGCCCGGTGGACGAACGGGTCGTCAGCACCGACCCGGCGGCCGGCCGGTCCGTCGCCGACCGGCTGGCCCCGCTCGCCGCCGACCCCGACGTGGACGGCCTGCTCACCGCCCAGGTCACCCAGGCAGCCGCCGCCAACACCCACACCGCGCAGCCGGTCGCCGAACCCCGGGTGCTCGCCTGGCAGACCGACCTCGACGCCGCCGCCCGGTTCGGCTCCGGCGCCGGCGCCACCGGCCTGGACGGCCCCGCGCCGCCGCCCGGCCGGGTGGTCCTCAACGAGCCCCTCGCCCGCGCCCTGAGGACCGGCCCCGGACAGCCGATCACCCTCTACCTGTACGGGCAGCCGTTCGCCTACACGGTGGAGCGGGTCGTCCCCCAGCAGGGGCTGGCCGGGAGCGGCCTCGGCGGCCGGGTCAACCGCAACGCCTTCCTGCCGCCCGGCGCCCTCGACGCGGCCGGCGCCGCCACCGGCGGCCAGGCCCGCTCGATCACCCTGGTGTCCAACCGCGGCGGCGTCGAGTCCGGCGAGAACCTCACCGACCGGGTCACCGAGCGGATCCGCACCGCCCTCGGCCCGGACGCCGCCCGCGCCGCCGTCGACACCCCCAAGCACACCGTGCTCACGCAGGCCCGGCAGACCGGGGACGCCCTCGGCGCCCTGTTCCTGATGATCGGCAGCTTCAGCATCATCGCCGGCGCCCTGCTGCTGGTGAACATCTTCGTGATGCTCGCCGAGGAACGGAAGGCCCAGCTCGGCATGCTCCGCGCCGTCGGCCTCAAGCGCTCCCGCCTGGTCGGCTCGTTCAGCCTGGAGGGCGCCGCCTACGCCCTCGCCGGCACCCTGCCCGGGGTGGCCATCGGCGTCGCCGTCGGCTGGGGCGTCGCCGTGGTCGCCGCCCAGATCTTCCGCAGCTGGTCGGTGGACGGCAGCGGCCTGGACATCGCCTTCGCCGTCACCCCGACCAGTCTGCTCAACGGCGCCGCCCTGGGCCTGGTCATCGCCCTCGCCGCGATCGCCGCCACCAGCGCCCGGATCAGCCGCTTCAACGTCATCGCCGCCATCCGCGACCTCCCCGCCGAACCGGGCCACCGGCCCAGGCGCCGGCTGCTCGCCGTCTCCACCGCCCTCAGCGTCCTGTGCGCCCTGGCCGCCGTGCCGGCCCTCGCCCGCAGCCAGGCCGAACAGACCTACCTGCTGCCCGCCCTCGCCGTCGCCCTCGCGGTGCCCGCCGCCCGGCGGGTGATGCCGCGCCGCGCCGCCGACAGCCTCGCCGCCGGACTCGTCCTGCTCTGGACGCTGACCGCCAGCGTCGTCCGCCCGAACGTGTTCGACACCCCGTCCATGGCCGTGTACGTCATCCTCGGCAGCCTCGCCGCCTTCTCCGCCGTGGTCCTGGTCAGCGAGAACCAGCACGTCCTGCTGCGGCCGCTGCGCCGCCTGATCGACCGCCCCACCCAGCAGGGACTCGCCGCCCGCCTGGCCACCGCCTACCCGCTGGCCAAACGCTTCCGCACCGGCTCGACCATGGTGATGTACACCCTGATCGTCCTCGTCCTGGTCCTGCTCACCGAGATCTCCGGGATCATGAACGCCAGCATCGACCGCGCCGCCGCCGACGCCACCGCCGGCTACACCCTGCGGGTGGACTACAACCCGGCCGCCGGGACGAGCCCGCTCGACGACCTGCGCTCCGGCCCGCTCGCCGGCCGGGCGGCCGCCGTCGCCCCGCTGCTCAACGCCCGCGGGCAGGCCACCGACCCCGGCCACCGCACCACCCAGCCCCTGGAGACCGCCGTCGTCGGCGTCCCCGACGGCGCCGCCACCGGCATCGCCTTCCGCGACCGGCTGCCCGGCCTGCCGGACGACCCCGCCGTCTGGAACGCCCTCGCCACCCACCCCGAGTACGTCGTCGTGGACACCTTCTTCGGCCACACCGGCGGACCCGCCGGCAAGTTCTACGCCCCCGGCGACACCCTCACCCTCACCGACCCGGTCACCGGACGGGCCGCCACCAAGACCATCGCCGGCGTGCTGACCAGCGGACTCGCCTTCTACCCGGGCAACGGCAGCAGCACCACCGTCTACCCCGTCGTCCTCGGCGAGCAGGCCGTCGCCGCCCAGTTCGGCCCGCAGGCGCAGACCGCCAGCGCCCTGGTCCGGACCGCCCCCGGCACCTCCCCGGAGGACCTGGCCGCCCAGCTCCAGGGCGGCCACCTCTCCGCCAGCCTGGTCGCCACCCCGATCGCCGCGGACGTCCACCGGCTGTTCGCCGCCAACACCGCCTTCTTCCGCCTGATGCAGGGCTTCCTCGCCCTCGGCCTGCTGATCGGCATCACCGGACTCGGCGTGGTCATGGTCCGGGCCGTCCGGGAACGCCGCCGCACCATCGGCGTCCTGCGCGCCCTGGGCTGCCAGGCCCGGACCGTCGAGCGGTCCTTCCTCTGGGAGAGCGGCTTCGTCGCCCTGGAGGGAACCCTCCTCGGCAGCGTCCTCGGCGTGCTCACCACCTGGCTGATGTACCAGAAGAGCTCGGCCTTCACCGGACTGAACGGCGGCTTCCCGATCGAATGGGGACCGATCGCCACCCTCGCCGCCGTCACCGTCGCCGCCTCCCTGCTGGCCGCCCTCGGCCCGGCCCGCCACGCCGCCCGGATCCGCCCCGCCCTCGCCGTCCGCCTCCCCGACTGA
- a CDS encoding ABC transporter ATP-binding protein: protein MNPPAPDRQRPLLAATGVRKVYRTGSVEVTALRDLDLTVLPGELVGVMGPSGSGKTTLLNCLSGLDDIDAGRVEVDGRDLFAMSDAERTEHRARAMGFVFQAFNLIPVFSAAENVELPLLLTGTPPGEARARATAMLDRVGLGDRVAHRPSELSGGEQQRVTIARALVARPAVVWADEPTGNLDSTMAGQVMDLLHTLNRDEGQTIVLVTHDEAIGARLPRLIRMRDGRLVSDTRRAALQPAG, encoded by the coding sequence GTGAACCCCCCGGCACCGGACAGACAGCGCCCCCTCCTCGCCGCCACCGGCGTCCGCAAGGTCTACCGGACCGGCAGCGTCGAGGTCACCGCCCTGCGCGACCTCGACCTGACCGTGCTCCCCGGCGAACTGGTCGGCGTGATGGGACCGTCCGGCTCCGGCAAGACCACCCTGCTCAACTGCCTCTCCGGGCTCGACGACATCGACGCCGGCCGGGTCGAGGTGGACGGCCGGGACCTGTTCGCCATGTCCGACGCCGAACGCACCGAGCACCGCGCCCGCGCCATGGGCTTCGTCTTCCAGGCCTTCAACCTCATCCCGGTCTTCTCCGCCGCCGAGAACGTCGAACTCCCGCTGCTGCTCACCGGCACCCCGCCGGGCGAGGCCCGGGCCCGGGCCACCGCGATGCTGGACCGGGTCGGCCTCGGTGACCGGGTCGCCCACCGGCCCAGCGAACTCTCCGGCGGCGAGCAGCAGCGCGTCACCATCGCCCGGGCCCTGGTCGCCCGGCCCGCCGTGGTCTGGGCCGACGAACCCACCGGCAACCTCGACAGCACCATGGCCGGCCAGGTGATGGACCTGCTGCACACCCTCAACCGCGACGAGGGGCAGACCATCGTCCTGGTCACCCACGACGAGGCCATCGGCGCCCGCCTGCCCCGGCTGATCCGGATGCGCGACGGCCGCCTGGTCTCCGACACCCGGCGGGCCGCCCTCCAACCGGCGGGCTGA
- a CDS encoding CBS domain-containing protein, giving the protein MTHRTVYQVMTRDVVRVAPGTGFREIATLLHEYDISAVPVVDPDERPLGVVSEADLLRVQAAQEDPSRLSPPPPAAAADAATARGLMTSPAVCTTPEASVVEAARLMGRHHLKHLPVVDGSGHLTGMVSRSDLLRVFLRGDREIRTEIVEDVLGRTAGVSPAAVGVEVDQGVVTLSGILEPPYLAKVVLRLCRAVDGVVSVVDRMNERARRLDPPHRPVPAGRPLAASAGATEEGP; this is encoded by the coding sequence ATGACGCACCGCACCGTGTACCAGGTGATGACCCGCGACGTGGTCCGGGTGGCGCCCGGCACCGGGTTCCGCGAGATCGCCACCCTGCTCCACGAGTACGACATCAGCGCGGTGCCCGTCGTCGACCCGGACGAGCGGCCGCTCGGCGTCGTCTCGGAGGCCGACCTGCTGCGCGTCCAGGCGGCTCAGGAGGACCCCAGCCGCCTGTCGCCCCCGCCGCCGGCGGCGGCGGCCGACGCCGCCACCGCCCGCGGGCTGATGACCAGCCCCGCGGTGTGCACCACCCCGGAGGCCAGCGTGGTGGAGGCCGCCCGCCTGATGGGCCGCCACCACCTCAAGCACCTGCCGGTGGTGGACGGTTCGGGCCACCTGACCGGCATGGTCAGCCGCAGCGACCTGCTGCGCGTCTTCCTGCGCGGCGACCGGGAGATCCGTACCGAGATCGTCGAGGACGTCCTCGGCCGGACCGCGGGCGTCAGCCCGGCCGCCGTGGGCGTCGAGGTCGACCAGGGGGTGGTCACCCTCAGCGGCATCCTCGAACCCCCGTACCTGGCCAAGGTCGTCCTGCGGCTGTGCCGGGCGGTGGACGGTGTGGTCTCCGTGGTCGACCGGATGAACGAACGCGCCCGCCGGCTCGACCCGCCGCACCGGCCGGTACCCGCCGGACGCCCGCTCGCGGCCTCCGCCGGCGCGACCGAGGAGGGGCCGTGA